One Fusobacterium ulcerans DNA segment encodes these proteins:
- the rpoN gene encoding RNA polymerase factor sigma-54, with amino-acid sequence MDFTLKLKQEMKLSLTQEMKISMNILQMSSSNLKDFIEKEAMKNPMLEVTYSAPSSKYSSDEETPSPFDFIIEEKTLIDFLEEQLGYLKISPKIKSICEYVINNLDDRGYLSMSKLEIKKVLKASTAQMKEAMDIIYSLEPTGIGAENLKENLKIQLMAKNITDEKLFYLIDDFLEELGDRNYSLISEKLNISVEQIEDYLDIIKTLEPIPARGYFVGNKTNYVVPEAKIEIVDDELVVILNEEAIPKIKISSSYESTNSLADKNNMYTAINLIKSIEKRYITLERVLNQLIIKQKDFFFKGKDFLQTLTLKDIAKELNLHESTISRTVRDKFIETPQGMIAIKSLFLLNSECLEIKKTIEDLVKSEDKTSPLSDEKISLYFKNNGCNVARRTIAKYREELGIASTRERKRK; translated from the coding sequence TTGGATTTTACATTAAAGTTAAAACAGGAAATGAAGCTTTCTTTAACACAGGAAATGAAAATTTCTATGAATATACTTCAAATGTCTTCATCTAATTTAAAAGATTTTATTGAGAAGGAAGCAATGAAAAATCCAATGCTGGAAGTTACATACTCTGCTCCTTCATCTAAATATAGTTCTGATGAAGAAACTCCCTCTCCTTTTGACTTTATCATTGAAGAAAAAACTTTGATTGATTTCTTAGAGGAACAACTTGGATACTTAAAAATTTCACCTAAAATAAAGTCTATATGTGAATATGTAATAAATAATTTAGATGACAGAGGCTATCTTTCTATGTCTAAACTAGAGATAAAAAAGGTTTTGAAAGCTTCTACAGCTCAAATGAAAGAAGCTATGGACATCATCTATTCTTTAGAACCGACTGGTATTGGAGCTGAAAATCTAAAGGAAAATCTAAAAATACAGCTTATGGCAAAAAATATTACAGATGAAAAGCTTTTTTACCTTATAGATGATTTTCTGGAAGAACTTGGAGACAGAAATTACTCCCTTATAAGTGAAAAATTAAATATCTCTGTTGAACAAATAGAAGACTATCTTGATATTATCAAGACATTAGAGCCTATTCCTGCCAGAGGATACTTTGTTGGGAATAAGACAAACTATGTTGTCCCAGAAGCTAAAATAGAAATAGTTGATGATGAATTAGTAGTTATATTAAATGAAGAGGCTATCCCCAAAATTAAAATAAGCAGCTCATATGAATCTACAAATTCATTAGCTGATAAAAATAATATGTATACAGCTATAAACCTGATTAAAAGTATTGAGAAAAGATATATCACTCTTGAAAGAGTTTTAAATCAGCTTATAATAAAGCAGAAGGATTTCTTTTTTAAAGGAAAGGATTTTCTACAGACTTTGACTCTGAAAGATATTGCAAAGGAATTAAATCTTCATGAGTCTACTATTTCCAGAACTGTAAGAGATAAATTTATAGAAACTCCTCAGGGAATGATTGCTATAAAATCTTTATTTTTACTAAATTCAGAGTGTCTTGAAATAAAAAAGACTATTGAGGACCTTGTAAAATCAGAAGATAAAACTTCTCCTCTCTCAGATGAAAAAATATCTCTGTATTTTAAAAATAATGGCTGTAATGTAGCTAGAAGAACAATAGCTAAGTATAGAGAAGAACTTGGAATCGCTTCTACCAGAGAAAGAAAGAGAAAATAA
- a CDS encoding HU family DNA-binding protein: MNRREMAKLYSEMSPDRLSIIKSEDEIEEFLETVKEAIVLDREVKFPRRGIFEILTRKPRVVANPVTKEQMTIYPKKIIKFRASKKMK, encoded by the coding sequence ATGAATAGAAGAGAAATGGCAAAGCTATACAGTGAAATGAGCCCAGATAGACTATCAATAATCAAATCAGAAGATGAGATAGAAGAATTTCTTGAAACAGTGAAAGAAGCAATAGTCTTAGATAGAGAGGTAAAATTTCCAAGAAGAGGAATATTTGAAATACTCACAAGAAAGCCAAGAGTAGTAGCTAATCCTGTAACAAAAGAGCAGATGACGATTTATCCCAAGAAAATAATAAAATTCAGAGCATCTAAAAAAATGAAATAA
- a CDS encoding HU family DNA-binding protein translates to MTEGEFIRFYKKRNNSKSHKEVREKIDLFWNVLLKALDEDKKVIFKNWGVFEKRERKVRKILVPMWEEAGYTKPKEVVKFRAGKSLIEIANGDTDE, encoded by the coding sequence ATGACAGAAGGGGAGTTTATAAGATTTTACAAGAAGAGAAATAATTCTAAAAGCCATAAAGAAGTCAGAGAAAAGATAGATTTATTCTGGAATGTACTGCTGAAAGCTTTAGATGAAGATAAAAAAGTAATATTCAAAAACTGGGGAGTATTTGAAAAAAGAGAGAGAAAAGTCAGAAAAATACTGGTGCCAATGTGGGAGGAAGCAGGTTATACCAAGCCTAAAGAGGTAGTAAAATTCAGAGCAGGAAAGAGCCTCATAGAAATAGCTAATGGTGATACAGATGAATAG
- a CDS encoding autotransporter outer membrane beta-barrel domain-containing protein, with the protein MIEKIMKAVKSGNKKRGRNITVGAVVGMLLSCTVVMGATEDPKATELEITKDTSGNIQFKDKAETSFTPGLEGDPYPDNNWNAGTNTYTNNSVISGESTVENPTSGVYEATLKVTAPEINLVNNGVIENVITIISNPQYKSIYGYGISVVNLAGELTNNGEITAYSNSGYGIYITSGFDGNLTNNGEITAYSTSSGGNGYGIYVTSDLDGNLTNNGKITTSGSNVGLSYGICVTSSNLNGNLTNNGAITSNGSSSYSYGIRLYDKSSSNHSNITNAGIIYGSTNAINIKSGTLKDLYNYGLLVTSGDKVIDGTVTNPKNYGLAFKDVSGTYSATDDDFSKFGTISTEGEYTVINAKAKNDNKDNIGGTKSLTLEEGKLYSDADDIVGSEISDFSSDKQYVLNGIENTLKVSGENNKLNNSRVNAYETAVVMDQGMSILTLDNTVVNGGVADGSTAISITEDGSTLTLKGDSIINSADTAIMITGNNNAVTLEGNAIVNGKMESNGNNILNLYGKADGSMNMLHDISGFTDISIDNNVTFFEDMKVTGTNVVTVEKTGVLSLRLKKDGDLSPAAIVSSTSIPIATHAFSGTDRMTIEGISPEESGTLNFITNGIGKEILVDMENIKLNNMKIKTNSIIDKVDLDKYEDYIYLGAGSDLDGIVNPKVNKYNSLNKIYKSIYNSTDEKNLDGLRDILGMTFLGKNYDYNSSSEEDQLKILLSYLNDIYTGTPYSYSSELSRKSMGMFRDIVTENEFRPNQDKWLIMGGLTHADGGTKDTYYGQNYHEIDGGTAETSADMKLTGAYMLAKYGYSENLSLGLTLGGNKSEAEMSTSKVKGNSGYLGAFAENYRGNLTLKAGAGVQYSEYDADRRTLGNAYNDKYSDIAYDIYLNGRYSHQVGDNLFLEPYATLSYTYVDQDGANEGNKTLAIETDSKSFDYTVGKVGVDLKKVIPHEKGKSTLTAGVSYTKILDGADEEHITGRFKGGSDFDILVAHKNEHSIGLNAKYALELENGVIFDVKGTYSVERDSHNGSAKNKTKGEWIVGAGLGYKF; encoded by the coding sequence ATGATAGAAAAGATTATGAAGGCTGTAAAAAGCGGCAACAAAAAAAGGGGAAGAAATATTACAGTAGGAGCAGTAGTGGGAATGCTTCTCTCTTGTACAGTTGTAATGGGGGCAACAGAAGATCCAAAAGCAACAGAATTAGAAATAACAAAAGATACTAGTGGTAATATACAATTTAAAGATAAAGCTGAAACTTCATTTACACCGGGACTTGAAGGGGATCCATATCCTGATAATAACTGGAATGCTGGTACAAATACATATACAAATAATTCTGTAATTTCTGGAGAAAGTACAGTTGAGAATCCTACTTCTGGTGTTTATGAAGCTACACTAAAAGTGACTGCTCCAGAAATAAACCTAGTAAATAACGGAGTGATAGAAAATGTGATAACTATAATTAGTAATCCTCAATATAAGAGTATTTATGGTTATGGAATAAGTGTGGTAAACTTAGCAGGAGAACTAACAAATAATGGAGAAATAACTGCTTATAGTAATTCTGGTTATGGAATATATATAACTTCAGGCTTCGATGGAAATCTAACAAATAATGGAGAAATAACTGCTTATAGTACTTCTTCTGGTGGTAATGGTTATGGAATATATGTAACTTCAGACTTAGATGGAAATCTAACAAATAATGGAAAAATAACTACTTCTGGTAGTAATGTTGGTCTTAGTTATGGAATATGTGTAACTTCTTCAAACTTAAATGGTAATCTAACAAATAATGGGGCAATAACTAGTAATGGTTCTTCTAGTTATAGTTATGGAATACGTCTATATGATAAGTCATCTTCGAACCATTCAAATATAACAAATGCAGGAATTATATATGGTTCAACTAATGCTATAAATATTAAGTCTGGAACATTAAAAGATCTATATAACTATGGACTTCTTGTAACTAGTGGAGATAAAGTAATAGATGGAACAGTTACTAATCCCAAAAACTATGGACTTGCTTTTAAAGATGTAAGTGGAACTTATTCAGCTACTGATGATGATTTTTCAAAATTTGGAACAATTTCTACAGAGGGGGAATATACAGTAATAAATGCTAAAGCTAAAAATGACAATAAGGATAATATAGGAGGAACTAAAAGTTTAACTTTGGAAGAGGGAAAGCTATATTCTGATGCTGATGATATTGTTGGCAGTGAAATAAGTGATTTTTCTTCAGACAAACAATATGTTTTAAACGGAATAGAGAATACTTTAAAAGTTTCTGGAGAGAACAATAAATTAAATAACAGTAGAGTTAATGCTTATGAGACAGCAGTTGTAATGGATCAAGGAATGTCAATACTTACTCTTGATAATACAGTAGTAAATGGAGGAGTTGCAGATGGTAGTACAGCAATAAGTATAACTGAAGATGGAAGTACTCTTACTTTAAAAGGAGATTCTATTATAAATAGTGCCGATACAGCTATAATGATAACAGGTAACAACAATGCTGTTACTTTAGAGGGAAATGCAATAGTCAATGGAAAGATGGAATCTAATGGAAATAATATTCTTAATCTTTATGGAAAAGCTGATGGAAGTATGAATATGCTTCATGATATATCTGGTTTTACTGATATAAGTATAGACAATAATGTAACATTCTTTGAAGATATGAAAGTAACAGGAACAAATGTAGTTACAGTGGAGAAAACAGGAGTGCTAAGCCTTAGATTAAAGAAAGATGGAGATTTATCACCAGCAGCTATTGTTTCATCGACTTCAATACCTATAGCAACTCATGCTTTTTCAGGAACTGATAGAATGACAATAGAGGGAATCTCTCCAGAAGAATCAGGAACTTTGAATTTCATAACAAATGGGATAGGAAAAGAAATATTAGTTGATATGGAGAATATAAAACTTAATAATATGAAAATCAAGACAAATTCTATTATAGATAAGGTAGACCTTGATAAGTATGAAGATTACATATATTTAGGAGCAGGTTCAGATTTAGATGGAATTGTAAATCCTAAAGTAAATAAATACAATTCTTTAAATAAGATATATAAGAGTATTTACAATAGTACAGATGAAAAAAATCTTGATGGGTTAAGAGATATATTAGGTATGACTTTCCTTGGGAAAAATTACGACTACAATAGTTCTTCTGAAGAAGACCAGTTAAAAATTCTTTTAAGCTACTTAAATGATATATACACAGGAACTCCTTACTCATATAGTTCAGAGTTATCAAGAAAATCAATGGGAATGTTCAGAGATATAGTAACAGAAAATGAATTCAGACCAAATCAAGATAAATGGCTGATAATGGGTGGGTTAACTCACGCTGATGGAGGAACTAAAGATACATACTATGGACAGAATTATCATGAAATAGATGGAGGAACAGCAGAGACGAGCGCAGATATGAAACTTACTGGAGCATACATGCTGGCTAAATATGGATATTCAGAAAATCTTTCTCTAGGTCTAACACTTGGAGGAAATAAAAGTGAAGCTGAAATGTCTACATCTAAAGTAAAAGGAAACAGCGGATATCTTGGTGCATTTGCTGAAAACTACAGAGGAAACCTAACATTAAAAGCAGGAGCAGGAGTACAATATTCAGAATATGATGCAGACAGAAGAACATTAGGAAATGCCTACAATGATAAATATTCAGATATAGCTTATGACATTTACTTAAATGGAAGATACTCACATCAAGTAGGAGACAACTTATTCCTAGAACCATACGCAACTCTATCATACACATATGTAGACCAAGATGGAGCTAATGAGGGAAATAAAACTTTAGCTATTGAGACAGATTCAAAATCATTTGACTACACTGTGGGAAAAGTAGGAGTAGACTTGAAGAAAGTTATTCCACATGAAAAAGGTAAGAGTACTTTAACTGCTGGTGTAAGTTATACTAAGATACTTGATGGAGCTGATGAGGAGCACATCACAGGAAGATTTAAAGGTGGATCAGACTTTGATATCTTAGTAGCTCATAAGAATGAACACAGCATAGGATTAAATGCTAAATATGCTCTTGAACTGGAAAACGGAGTAATCTTTGATGTAAAGGGAACTTATTCTGTAGAAAGAGATTCTCATAACGGTTCTGCTAAAAACAAAACTAAAGGTGAATGGATAGTTGGAGCAGGACTAGGTTACAAGTTTTAA
- a CDS encoding helix-turn-helix domain-containing protein, with product MEREEYIFKKLGNLSPMNKTLADEIVKELGEWATINEVAKYFKKHKNTIYNKVEEGDILHRKMGTSILIYTRSLIFLLE from the coding sequence ATGGAGAGAGAAGAATATATTTTTAAAAAACTTGGAAATCTATCCCCAATGAATAAAACTTTAGCAGATGAAATAGTAAAAGAGCTGGGAGAATGGGCAACAATAAACGAAGTGGCAAAGTATTTTAAAAAGCATAAAAATACTATTTACAACAAAGTAGAAGAGGGAGACATTCTCCACAGAAAAATGGGAACAAGTATTTTAATCTACACAAGGAGCTTGATTTTTTTACTGGAATAA
- a CDS encoding ATP-binding protein, whose translation MKKCEYCGKEYVKNESDYLKNLSETFRKNLEYLPTCDCLEKKKERELEELERKRTRENIEKKMQKCKDISVIDKRFQNSRFENADIKCEQMQLAQQYVKSFMKKEKQEGLLFYGGVGTGKTFTTACIANYLMERGKTVLVMNLGLYLNKLTIEWGAAERDILEQVEKCDLLMIDDFGGEKGLDKNQTGWRGEKIYNLIDARYRSEKPLIISTNLNFSKDEEKCEISEKFSSHGQNRIRDRIIDMCFPVQVTGKSKRGMTKQKFFEFMY comes from the coding sequence ATGAAGAAGTGTGAATACTGCGGAAAAGAATATGTGAAGAATGAGAGTGATTATCTTAAAAACCTTTCTGAAACTTTTAGAAAAAATTTAGAGTATCTTCCAACATGCGACTGTCTGGAAAAGAAAAAAGAAAGAGAACTGGAAGAGTTGGAAAGAAAAAGAACCAGAGAAAATATAGAGAAAAAAATGCAGAAATGCAAGGATATCTCTGTAATAGACAAGAGATTTCAAAACAGCAGATTTGAAAATGCTGATATAAAATGCGAACAAATGCAGCTGGCACAGCAGTATGTAAAAAGCTTTATGAAAAAAGAGAAGCAGGAAGGACTGCTGTTCTATGGTGGGGTGGGAACAGGAAAGACTTTCACCACTGCCTGTATAGCAAACTACCTCATGGAGAGAGGAAAGACAGTACTGGTAATGAATCTGGGGCTGTATCTTAATAAGCTCACAATAGAGTGGGGAGCAGCTGAAAGAGATATTCTGGAGCAGGTGGAAAAATGCGATCTTCTGATGATAGATGATTTTGGTGGAGAAAAGGGGCTGGATAAAAATCAAACTGGGTGGAGAGGAGAAAAAATATATAATCTCATAGACGCAAGATACAGAAGTGAAAAACCTTTGATAATATCTACAAATTTGAATTTCAGCAAAGATGAGGAAAAGTGCGAGATAAGCGAGAAGTTTTCAAGTCATGGACAGAACAGAATAAGAGACAGGATAATTGACATGTGCTTTCCTGTACAGGTAACAGGGAAGAGCAAAAGAGGGATGACAAAGCAGAAGTTTTTTGAATTTATGTATTAA
- a CDS encoding AtuA-related protein yields MKLLDIAHSRTGDKGNISNISLIVYDEKDYELIREKVTAEKVKEYFKDIVHGEVVRYEIPNLGALNFVMDEALGGGVTRSLALDKHGKSLSSALLEMEI; encoded by the coding sequence ATGAAATTATTAGATATAGCTCATTCAAGAACAGGGGATAAAGGAAATATTTCAAATATTTCTCTTATAGTTTATGATGAAAAAGATTATGAATTAATTCGTGAAAAAGTAACTGCTGAGAAAGTAAAAGAATATTTTAAAGATATTGTACATGGAGAAGTAGTTAGATATGAAATACCAAATTTGGGGGCTTTAAACTTTGTCATGGACGAAGCTTTAGGCGGGGGAGTAACAAGATCACTAGCTTTGGATAAACATGGTAAAAGTTTATCTTCAGCTCTGCTAGAGATGGAAATCTAA
- a CDS encoding acyclic terpene utilization AtuA family protein: MKKVRIGSGAGYAGDRIEPAVDLMLNGNIDYIVFECLAERTIAIAQQEKLKDPNKGYNGLLEYRFEKILPICSEKKIKVITNMGAANPLSAIKKIKSMAESMGIKNLKLAAVLGDDISEHLGKYLDRDILELGMPLKNIEDKLISANVYLGADGIVEALKNGADIVVTGRCADPAIFMAPLIYEFGWDVNDADLIGKGIMIGHLLECGAQVCGGYFAVPGYNEVKDLWNVGFPIAEVSENGEVVITKTETTGGLVTTHTCKEQLIYEIHDPANYLTPDGVADFTTISLKEIGEDKVLLTGATGKEKPKTLKVSIGYRDCFIGDAGISFGGSTAYAKAALAGEVVKKRLEYTGVKFEELKIDLLGVNSLYGDAIGRKLCDPSTLGEVRLRVAGRTTNKAEATKIVNEVETLYTNGPSGGGGVTKSVSEVVSICSIFVPREDIKVEVMYEEV, encoded by the coding sequence ATGAAAAAAGTAAGAATAGGTTCAGGAGCAGGTTATGCTGGAGACAGAATAGAGCCAGCTGTAGATTTAATGCTCAATGGAAATATCGACTACATAGTTTTTGAGTGTCTTGCAGAAAGAACAATAGCAATAGCTCAACAGGAAAAATTAAAAGATCCAAATAAGGGATATAATGGTCTGCTTGAATATAGATTTGAAAAAATACTTCCTATATGCTCAGAGAAAAAAATAAAAGTAATAACTAACATGGGAGCAGCTAACCCATTAAGTGCCATCAAAAAAATTAAATCAATGGCAGAATCTATGGGAATAAAAAATCTTAAATTAGCAGCAGTGCTTGGTGATGATATATCTGAACATCTTGGAAAATATCTTGATCGTGATATATTGGAATTAGGTATGCCTTTAAAAAATATAGAAGATAAATTAATATCTGCAAATGTATATTTAGGTGCTGATGGAATAGTAGAAGCATTGAAAAACGGAGCAGATATAGTGGTTACAGGTCGTTGTGCAGACCCAGCAATATTTATGGCTCCATTGATTTATGAATTTGGCTGGGATGTAAATGATGCTGATTTAATTGGAAAAGGTATCATGATAGGACATCTTCTTGAATGTGGAGCTCAGGTATGCGGAGGATATTTTGCAGTACCTGGATATAACGAAGTAAAAGATTTATGGAATGTAGGTTTCCCAATTGCTGAAGTAAGTGAAAACGGGGAAGTAGTAATTACAAAAACTGAAACAACTGGTGGACTTGTAACTACTCATACATGTAAAGAGCAGCTTATATACGAAATTCATGACCCAGCAAATTACTTAACTCCTGATGGAGTAGCAGATTTTACAACTATTTCATTGAAAGAAATTGGAGAAGATAAAGTATTATTAACTGGAGCAACAGGAAAAGAAAAACCAAAAACTTTAAAAGTAAGTATAGGATACAGAGACTGCTTTATAGGAGATGCTGGAATTAGTTTTGGAGGTTCAACTGCCTATGCCAAAGCAGCTCTTGCAGGAGAAGTAGTTAAGAAAAGATTAGAGTATACAGGGGTAAAATTTGAAGAATTGAAAATAGATCTTTTAGGAGTTAATTCTCTTTATGGAGATGCTATTGGAAGAAAATTATGTGATCCATCTACTTTAGGTGAAGTAAGATTGAGAGTAGCAGGAAGAACAACAAATAAAGCAGAAGCAACTAAAATAGTAAATGAAGTAGAAACTCTTTATACTAATGGACCATCTGGTGGTGGAGGAGTAACTAAGAGCGTAAGTGAAGTAGTTTCAATATGTTCTATATTTGTTCCTAGAGAAGATATCAAAGTCGAAGTTATGTATGAGGAGGTTTAA
- a CDS encoding CitMHS family transporter, with protein MVAALGFITIIVLLAVIMLKKMSPLVALISVPVITALIGGHGLNIGKYINDGVKSIAPTGTMFIFAILFFGILTDAGTFQPIIDQILKIVGKDPIKIAIGTAILAMIVHLDGSGAVTFLVTVPAMLPLYEALGMRKTTLATIVALGAGVMNILPWGGPTIRAATSLKIPVTELFNPLLIPVLAGILFVLFVAFKLGRDEKIRIGNIEDINIDTNNLGEKKESRNFIVNILTIIVAIVVLVSGKLSPTVVFMIAFCISIVINFPSVKEQKERVDAHAKAALMMASILFAAGAFIGIMQKSGMITEMSTVIVKTIPQSLGSYMAVITGVISMPASLLFDPDSFYFGVMPVLATTAQEFGSSAIAVGRAAILGQMTTGFPVSPLTASTFLLVGLTGVELGEHQKKTIPYAFLTTIVMLIVAIVTGALYR; from the coding sequence ATGGTAGCGGCTTTAGGATTTATAACAATCATTGTACTATTGGCAGTAATTATGTTGAAGAAAATGTCTCCATTAGTAGCACTTATATCTGTGCCAGTAATAACAGCACTTATAGGAGGACATGGGTTAAATATTGGAAAATACATTAATGATGGGGTAAAATCAATAGCTCCAACTGGAACTATGTTTATCTTTGCGATTTTATTCTTCGGTATCCTTACAGATGCAGGAACTTTCCAGCCGATAATTGATCAGATACTAAAAATTGTTGGTAAAGATCCAATAAAGATAGCAATAGGAACAGCAATATTAGCTATGATAGTACATCTTGATGGATCAGGAGCAGTAACATTTCTAGTAACAGTTCCAGCAATGCTTCCTTTATATGAAGCTTTGGGAATGAGAAAAACTACTCTTGCTACAATAGTAGCTTTAGGGGCAGGGGTAATGAATATTCTTCCATGGGGAGGACCTACTATCAGAGCAGCAACTTCTTTAAAAATACCAGTAACAGAACTTTTTAATCCTTTACTTATACCTGTTTTAGCAGGAATATTATTTGTTCTTTTTGTAGCTTTTAAATTAGGAAGAGATGAAAAGATTAGAATTGGAAATATAGAAGATATAAACATTGATACAAATAATCTAGGAGAAAAGAAAGAGAGCAGAAACTTTATTGTAAATATTTTAACAATAATAGTAGCAATAGTAGTTCTTGTATCAGGAAAGTTATCACCAACAGTAGTATTTATGATTGCTTTCTGTATATCAATAGTAATAAACTTCCCTTCTGTAAAAGAGCAGAAAGAAAGAGTGGATGCTCATGCAAAAGCAGCTCTTATGATGGCAAGTATATTATTTGCAGCAGGTGCATTTATTGGAATCATGCAAAAATCAGGAATGATAACAGAGATGTCTACAGTTATAGTAAAAACAATTCCTCAATCGTTAGGAAGCTATATGGCAGTTATTACAGGAGTAATAAGTATGCCGGCAAGTTTGCTATTTGACCCAGATTCATTCTACTTTGGAGTAATGCCGGTTCTTGCAACTACAGCTCAGGAATTTGGAAGTTCAGCAATAGCAGTTGGTAGAGCAGCTATATTAGGACAAATGACAACTGGATTCCCAGTAAGTCCACTTACAGCTTCAACTTTCCTTTTAGTTGGATTGACAGGGGTAGAACTTGGAGAACATCAGAAAAAAACAATACCATATGCGTTTTTAACTACAATAGTGATGCTTATAGTAGCAATAGTAACAGGTGCTTTATATAGATAA
- a CDS encoding sigma-54 interaction domain-containing protein: MIKITGHAKLIFDSLYDGILIVDKEGVVRYINPAYTRITKVEEKNIIGRYLSEVRPGSRLTDVVKDEKMELGAHRKMGDVEYLVNMVPIYEDGKVIGGISLLNELIDIYKLTEKLNLSKIIIQNLKEHVKTLGNGKYSFDDIITVDEKSIEVKEFAKRIALADSNVLITGESGTGKELYASAIHNFSARKDFPFIPVNCASFEKNLIESELFGYEEGSFTGAKKNGKTGLFQLAQGGTLFLDEIGELEYGLQGKLLRVLQEKSIRKIGGSKEIPIDVRLICATNKNLEQMIEENTFRRDLYYRIAIMPMSIPPLREKKNDIKAIAEKFLSDLSMKYRKEVRLNGNALKVLKEYDWPGNIRELKNIIEFTFSMAEGNEIKAEHLPINMKNNINENENILPLSEIVREAEQNYLKKVIEIYGDSVEGKKKAAKALNISLATLYNKLER; encoded by the coding sequence ATGATAAAAATAACAGGACATGCAAAACTTATATTTGATTCACTTTATGACGGAATACTAATAGTAGATAAAGAAGGGGTAGTGAGATATATAAACCCTGCATATACAAGAATAACAAAAGTAGAAGAGAAAAATATAATAGGGAGATATCTTTCTGAAGTTCGTCCTGGAAGCCGTCTTACTGATGTTGTAAAAGATGAAAAAATGGAACTGGGAGCTCATAGAAAGATGGGAGATGTAGAATATCTTGTAAATATGGTCCCTATCTATGAAGACGGAAAAGTCATAGGAGGAATATCCCTTCTTAATGAATTGATAGATATTTATAAGCTTACAGAAAAACTTAATCTTTCAAAAATAATAATTCAAAATCTAAAGGAACATGTAAAAACATTAGGAAATGGAAAGTACAGCTTTGATGATATTATAACTGTAGATGAAAAAAGTATAGAAGTAAAAGAGTTTGCGAAAAGGATAGCTCTGGCTGATTCTAACGTGCTGATAACAGGAGAAAGCGGAACAGGAAAAGAACTTTATGCAAGTGCTATACATAATTTCAGTGCAAGAAAAGATTTTCCATTTATTCCAGTAAACTGTGCTTCATTTGAGAAAAACCTAATAGAGAGTGAGCTTTTCGGTTATGAAGAGGGATCTTTTACAGGAGCAAAGAAAAATGGAAAGACTGGATTATTCCAGCTTGCTCAGGGAGGAACTCTGTTTTTAGATGAGATAGGGGAGCTTGAATATGGTTTGCAGGGTAAACTTCTTAGAGTACTTCAGGAAAAAAGCATAAGAAAAATTGGTGGCTCTAAAGAAATACCAATAGATGTGAGGCTTATTTGTGCTACTAATAAAAATCTGGAGCAAATGATAGAAGAGAATACTTTTAGAAGAGACCTCTATTATAGAATTGCAATAATGCCTATGTCTATCCCGCCATTGAGAGAGAAAAAAAACGATATAAAGGCAATAGCAGAAAAATTTCTTAGTGATCTTTCAATGAAGTACAGAAAGGAAGTAAGGCTAAATGGAAATGCTTTAAAAGTACTGAAAGAATATGATTGGCCGGGAAATATCAGGGAATTAAAAAATATTATTGAATTTACATTTAGCATGGCTGAAGGAAATGAAATTAAAGCTGAGCATCTTCCAATAAATATGAAGAATAATATAAATGAGAATGAAAATATTCTTCCTCTTAGTGAAATAGTAAGAGAAGCAGAACAGAACTACTTGAAAAAAGTAATAGAAATATATGGCGACAGTGTAGAAGGAAAGAAAAAAGCAGCTAAAGCTTTGAATATCTCTCTGGCTACATTATATAATAAACTTGAAAGATAG